The following are encoded in a window of Sminthopsis crassicaudata isolate SCR6 chromosome 3, ASM4859323v1, whole genome shotgun sequence genomic DNA:
- the RPS3 gene encoding small ribosomal subunit protein uS3, with amino-acid sequence MAVQISKKRKFVADGIFKAELNEFLTRELAEDGYSGVEVRVTPTRTEIIILATRTQNVLGEKGRRIRELTAVVQKRFGFPEGSVELYAEKVATRGLCAIAQAESLRYKLLGGLAVRRACYGVLRFIMESGAKGCEVVVSGKLRGQRAKSMKFVDGLMIHSGDPVNYYVDTAVRHVLLRQGVLGIKVKIMLPWDPSGKIGPKKPLPDHVSIVEPKDEILPTTPISEQKSGKAEQPAMPQPVPTA; translated from the exons ATGGCGGTGCAGATCTCCAAGAAGAGGAAG TTTGTAGCCGATGGCATCTTCAAAGCCGAGCTGAATGAGTTCCTCACCAGGGAACTGGCCGAGGATGGCTATTCTGGGGTGGAAGTGCGCGTTACCCCGACCAGAACAGAAATCATCATTTTGGCCACCAG GACTCAGAATGTCCTTGGGGAGAAGGGCCGCCGCATTCGTGAACTGACAGCTGTCGTTCAGAAGAGGTTTGGCTTCCCTGAAGGCAGCGTAGAG ctGTATGCTGAGAAGGTGGCCACCAGAGGCCTTTGTGCTATTGCTCAGGCCGAGTCCCTGCGCTACAAACTCCTAGGAGGTCTCGCCGTGCGTAG GGCCTGCTATGGTGTTCTCCGCTTCATTATGGAGAGTGGAGCAAAGGGATGCGAGGTGGTGGTTTCCGGTAAGCTCCGAGGCCAGAGGGCCAAGTCCATGAAGTTTGTGGACGGCCTGATGATCCACAGCGGAGACCCCGTCAACTACTATGTCGACACAGCTGTGCGCCACGTCCTCCTCAGACAGG GTGTATTGGGAATTAAAGTCAAAATCATGTTGCCCTGGGACCCAAGTGGCAAGATTGGCCCTAAGAAGCCCCTGCCTGACCATGTGAGCATCGTAGAGCCCAAGGATGAGATTCTTCCTACTACCCCCATCTCAGAGCAGAAGAGTGGGAAGGCAGAGCAACCAGCTATGCCCCAGCCCGTGCCCACTGCGTAA